A region from the Riemerella anatipestifer genome encodes:
- a CDS encoding diacylglycerol/lipid kinase family protein, which yields MQNLAFIINPFSAKGKYQSFLEKMEKEFPQALYYISDSVKGTEAFIENNFSKVDMFVAVGGDGTISSIAKKLIGTDKILGIYPAGSGNGFAYEMGFTKDITSLINKIKNPKSREVDTFTVNGQLSINVSGIGFDGAVTKAFENTNRGFANYIKTSIKTFFKYRPIQINFKEEELKKYNGKYLMFNIANTRQFGNHAYIAPKALANDGLLDLVLVKKFPLWYASIFATRMFKKQLKNDQFVTFLKKESFSFEASAKDWHLDGEYHEISSPISVKVSTEKLKILY from the coding sequence ATGCAGAATTTAGCGTTTATCATCAATCCTTTTTCAGCAAAGGGGAAATATCAATCTTTTCTAGAAAAAATGGAAAAGGAGTTTCCTCAGGCATTGTACTATATTTCAGATTCGGTAAAAGGGACGGAGGCTTTTATAGAAAATAATTTCTCAAAAGTTGATATGTTTGTTGCCGTAGGGGGCGATGGAACTATTTCTAGTATTGCTAAAAAACTGATAGGTACAGATAAAATTTTAGGAATTTATCCAGCGGGGTCGGGTAATGGTTTTGCTTACGAAATGGGTTTTACTAAAGATATAACTTCTTTAATCAATAAAATAAAAAATCCTAAAAGTAGAGAGGTTGATACTTTTACAGTGAATGGTCAGCTTTCCATCAATGTTTCAGGTATTGGTTTTGATGGTGCCGTTACCAAAGCATTTGAAAATACAAATAGAGGATTTGCCAATTATATTAAAACGAGTATTAAAACTTTTTTTAAATATCGTCCCATTCAGATTAACTTTAAAGAAGAAGAACTAAAAAAATATAATGGCAAATATTTGATGTTCAATATTGCAAATACTAGGCAGTTTGGAAATCACGCTTACATAGCTCCGAAGGCATTGGCTAACGATGGACTTTTGGATTTAGTTTTGGTTAAAAAATTTCCACTTTGGTATGCTTCAATATTTGCAACGAGAATGTTTAAAAAACAACTGAAAAATGACCAATTTGTAACCTTTTTGAAAAAAGAGAGTTTCTCTTTTGAGGCGAGTGCTAAAGATTGGCATCTAGATGGTGAGTATCACGAAATATCTTCACCCATATCGGTAAAGGTTTCAACTGAAAAACTAAAAATTTTATACTAA
- the lipB gene encoding lipoyl(octanoyl) transferase LipB — MDKKYNKQLKFRDLGLMDYPDAFEYQENLMKEIIELKLKNRDRVDGVQELTPNYFLFVEHPHVYTLGKSGNENNMLANTDKLKEINATFIKTNRGGDITYHGFGQIVGYPILDLDNFKTDIHAYMRSLEEVIIRVIAEYGLKGERSEGETGVWLDVGKPYARKICAMGVKTSKWVTMHGFALNVNTDLRYFEYIIPCGIKDKSVTSMERELERKFTDKEIVDLKEKIKKHFTQIFGSEFI; from the coding sequence ATGGATAAAAAATATAATAAACAGCTAAAGTTTAGAGATTTAGGTTTGATGGATTATCCTGATGCGTTTGAGTATCAAGAAAATCTCATGAAAGAAATTATAGAACTAAAACTCAAAAATAGAGATAGGGTAGATGGGGTACAGGAATTAACGCCAAATTATTTTTTATTTGTGGAACACCCTCATGTATACACTTTAGGAAAAAGTGGTAATGAAAACAATATGTTGGCAAATACAGATAAGTTAAAAGAAATTAACGCCACATTTATAAAAACTAATAGAGGTGGAGATATCACTTATCATGGCTTTGGACAGATTGTAGGTTATCCTATTTTAGATTTGGATAATTTTAAAACAGACATACACGCTTATATGCGTAGTTTAGAGGAAGTTATCATAAGAGTAATTGCAGAATATGGCTTGAAAGGAGAGCGTTCCGAAGGAGAAACAGGGGTTTGGCTAGATGTAGGTAAACCTTATGCTAGAAAGATATGTGCCATGGGGGTTAAAACTTCTAAATGGGTTACTATGCATGGTTTTGCACTAAATGTAAATACAGATTTAAGGTATTTTGAATATATTATTCCGTGTGGGATAAAAGATAAATCCGTAACCTCTATGGAGCGAGAGCTAGAACGAAAATTTACTGATAAAGAAATAGTAGATTTAAAGGAAAAAATAAAAAAACACTTTACACAAATATTTGGTTCAGAATTTATATAG
- a CDS encoding VIT1/CCC1 transporter family protein — protein MNKNNTNKNMTTIENYLDSHYIHRSNWLRAAVLGANDGIISISSLAIGVAAASTTREPIVLATVAGLVAGALSMAAGEYVSVSSQTDTEKADIAREIKELEENPELELQILAQIYEKRGLKKDTALQVAKELTEADALAAHIRDELGINEISQANPTQAALASGAAFTVGGVLPLLVTLFTPVKSMEYFLYGFTIIFLVILGTISAKTGGANVVRAVLRITLWGTLAMGLSALVGYLFGVNV, from the coding sequence ATGAACAAGAATAACACAAACAAAAATATGACAACTATTGAAAACTATTTAGACAGCCATTACATACACAGAAGTAACTGGCTAAGAGCAGCCGTATTGGGTGCTAATGATGGTATAATCTCTATTTCCAGTTTGGCAATAGGGGTTGCAGCTGCAAGTACTACGAGAGAACCTATCGTTCTTGCCACTGTGGCAGGTCTAGTAGCGGGAGCTCTTTCTATGGCAGCGGGAGAATATGTTTCTGTAAGTTCTCAAACTGATACCGAAAAGGCTGATATCGCTAGAGAAATTAAGGAATTAGAAGAAAACCCTGAATTGGAACTTCAAATTTTAGCTCAGATTTACGAAAAAAGAGGTCTGAAAAAAGATACTGCTTTACAAGTTGCCAAAGAATTAACAGAAGCTGATGCTTTGGCAGCACATATAAGAGATGAGTTGGGTATCAATGAGATTAGCCAAGCTAACCCTACACAGGCAGCATTAGCTTCAGGAGCTGCATTTACTGTAGGAGGTGTATTACCTCTTCTAGTAACCTTATTTACTCCTGTAAAAAGTATGGAATACTTCCTTTACGGATTTACCATTATTTTCCTTGTTATATTAGGAACTATTTCTGCAAAAACAGGTGGTGCTAATGTAGTAAGAGCCGTATTAAGAATTACACTTTGGGGAACTTTAGCTATGGGATTATCGGCATTAGTAGGTTATTTATTTGGGGTTAATGTATAA
- a CDS encoding sulfite exporter TauE/SafE family protein has product MLLKISLLFIGTILAFWVSAICGGGASLILIPILNLLLPSSVVPFSLTIGTFTSSASRIVVFKKHICWKIFFWFVPFSIPAVFLGAFFIKYINPVYLQLVVALFLIANLPQLFKSGKQQKQDEKPYPKYILGIIGFLAGFVSGITGAIGLLFNRFYLKYGLSKEEIVATRAANEIFLHLIKIIIYILLGLYSSTAIWLGVVIAISAIISSYTVKFVLPYLSEFIFKKIGYGAMVLSGFVLLFTTSQKIIAQDNIKLSKNNYDNKSEIHFKWRESAFTLEYAIDGDLEIERPISPDELPPNLFKEYQKLSKSYDYIDLEKVFKFNKKPSYEFYCYKGNELKKYKLNEQE; this is encoded by the coding sequence ATGTTACTAAAAATTTCATTACTGTTTATAGGAACTATATTAGCATTTTGGGTTAGTGCGATTTGTGGTGGTGGAGCTAGCCTTATACTTATCCCGATACTCAATTTGCTATTACCTTCATCTGTAGTTCCTTTTTCATTAACGATAGGAACTTTTACCAGCTCTGCTTCTAGGATTGTGGTATTCAAAAAACATATTTGTTGGAAAATATTTTTTTGGTTTGTGCCCTTTTCTATTCCTGCTGTATTTTTGGGAGCATTTTTCATAAAGTATATCAATCCTGTCTATTTACAATTGGTGGTAGCTTTGTTTCTTATAGCAAACCTACCCCAGCTATTCAAATCAGGAAAACAGCAAAAACAAGACGAAAAACCTTACCCTAAATACATACTAGGCATTATAGGTTTTTTAGCAGGTTTTGTATCTGGTATTACAGGAGCTATAGGGCTGTTATTTAATCGTTTTTATCTGAAATACGGATTAAGTAAAGAGGAAATTGTAGCAACTAGAGCAGCAAATGAAATTTTTTTACATCTTATTAAAATCATCATCTATATTCTATTAGGGTTATATTCTAGTACGGCAATTTGGTTGGGTGTGGTAATCGCTATTTCGGCTATTATCTCTTCCTACACTGTTAAATTTGTACTTCCTTATCTAAGCGAATTTATTTTTAAGAAAATAGGTTATGGAGCTATGGTTTTATCTGGTTTTGTTTTACTTTTTACTACCTCTCAAAAAATCATTGCTCAAGATAACATTAAACTCTCTAAAAATAATTATGACAATAAAAGTGAAATTCATTTCAAATGGCGAGAAAGTGCTTTTACACTAGAGTACGCTATAGATGGAGACTTAGAAATAGAACGCCCTATATCACCTGATGAACTTCCTCCTAACTTATTTAAAGAATATCAAAAATTATCAAAATCTTACGATTATATAGATTTGGAAAAAGTTTTTAAATTTAACAAAAAACCAAGCTACGAATTTTACTGCTATAAAGGAAATGAACTAAAAAAATATAAATTAAATGAACAAGAATAA
- a CDS encoding c-type cytochrome, whose translation MKYTYFGILTLVLFSCTQKETSQVETVEEKPRVVSESAVEPNLEHQGYQLIKGSDCLSCHSIDKKMAGPSFKEIADRYTQEDLGTLSKNIIEGGSGNWGEIPMQPHPQLSKEESDKMVEFIMSLKK comes from the coding sequence ATGAAGTATACTTATTTCGGAATATTAACTTTGGTTCTATTTTCTTGTACTCAGAAAGAAACCTCTCAAGTAGAGACAGTGGAGGAGAAGCCACGAGTGGTATCAGAAAGTGCTGTAGAGCCTAACCTAGAGCATCAAGGATATCAGTTAATAAAGGGGTCAGACTGTTTGAGTTGTCATAGTATTGATAAGAAAATGGCAGGTCCTTCTTTTAAAGAGATTGCAGATAGATATACTCAAGAAGATTTAGGAACACTATCGAAAAATATTATTGAGGGCGGTAGTGGTAATTGGGGCGAAATACCGATGCAACCACATCCTCAACTATCTAAAGAAGAGTCGGATAAAATGGTAGAATTCATCATGAGTCTTAAAAAATAG
- a CDS encoding efflux RND transporter periplasmic adaptor subunit, whose protein sequence is MKKIIIILSIGSIVLSCSKKENTTEEPAFEVSANQNEITLTDAQMKSVGIQTTLLSEQEISSKITLNGNIDVPPQGMASVSSPSGGYVKSAKFMPGNFVNKGDVLAILEDPNLVQLQQDYLLAKSNFGYAEKDYQRQKDLNQSQASSDKAMQMAHTEAKNQNISINALAERLRILGVNPDKITPQSIQRSVALRAPISGYITRVNVNIGQYVSPIDKLFEIVNTQDTHLILKAFEKDLSHLKIGQKVYAYANQNPDKKYTASIILIGKNFDSDRSVPVHCHFVGGQPDLVPGSFMNADVEANAQNSLSVPDDAVLTWEGKQYIFEEIKPKTFRMVPVTIGNSENGYTEISGDLTKLMNKKFVTKGAYNLLMGLKNVEE, encoded by the coding sequence ATGAAAAAAATTATAATAATACTTAGCATAGGGAGCATCGTTTTATCTTGCTCTAAAAAAGAAAACACTACGGAAGAACCTGCATTTGAAGTTTCTGCCAATCAGAACGAAATTACCCTTACCGATGCACAGATGAAAAGCGTTGGAATACAAACCACTTTATTATCAGAACAGGAAATTTCTTCTAAAATTACCCTTAATGGTAATATAGATGTTCCGCCACAAGGTATGGCTAGCGTATCTTCACCTAGTGGAGGTTATGTAAAGTCTGCGAAGTTTATGCCTGGGAATTTTGTAAATAAAGGTGATGTTTTGGCGATATTAGAAGACCCTAATTTAGTTCAGCTTCAGCAGGATTATTTATTAGCAAAGTCTAATTTTGGATATGCAGAGAAAGACTATCAGCGTCAAAAAGACCTTAACCAAAGCCAAGCAAGTAGCGATAAAGCAATGCAAATGGCTCACACAGAAGCTAAAAATCAAAATATTTCTATCAACGCTTTAGCAGAAAGACTTAGAATTTTAGGGGTAAATCCTGATAAAATCACACCTCAATCTATCCAAAGAAGTGTAGCATTAAGAGCCCCAATATCAGGATATATCACAAGGGTAAATGTAAATATAGGACAATATGTTTCCCCTATAGATAAGCTATTTGAAATAGTAAACACTCAGGATACTCACCTGATATTAAAGGCTTTTGAGAAGGATTTATCGCACCTTAAAATAGGTCAGAAAGTGTATGCATACGCCAATCAAAACCCAGATAAAAAATACACTGCCTCTATTATTTTAATTGGTAAAAATTTTGATTCGGATAGAAGCGTTCCTGTACATTGCCATTTTGTTGGTGGACAGCCAGATTTGGTTCCAGGTTCTTTCATGAATGCTGATGTAGAAGCTAATGCTCAAAACAGTTTATCTGTGCCAGATGATGCCGTGCTTACTTGGGAAGGTAAGCAGTATATCTTTGAAGAAATAAAGCCAAAGACATTTAGAATGGTACCTGTTACTATAGGAAATTCAGAAAATGGTTATACCGAAATTTCAGGAGATTTAACCAAACTTATGAATAAAAAATTTGTTACTAAAGGAGCTTATAACCTCCTTATGGGACTTAAAAATGTAGAAGAATAA
- a CDS encoding efflux RND transporter permease subunit: MLNKIIAFSIKNKLIIGLFTLALIIYGIFEVRKLPIDAVPDITDNQVQIITVSPSLGAPDVERFITFPLEQANNNIQGIKQIRSFSRFGLSVITIVFKDDVDIHLARQQVSERLQQVSKDIPAELGVPTMAPITTGLGEIYQYVVRPKKGYEHRYDAMKLRTIQDWVVRRQLLGIEGVADVASFGGYLKQYEIAVNPSQLKAMGVTMQEVFNALQSNNQNTGGAYIEKGPTVLFIRTEGLVGKIEDIENTVVKTLPDGTPILVKNIGKVDYGSATRYGAMTYNGKGEVAGAVVMMMKGANSNQVIKNVKERIDEIQKTLPEGVKIEPFLDRTKMVNNAIGTVQKNLMEGALIVIFVLVLFLGNFRAGFLVASVIPLSMLFAIIMMNIFGVSGNLMSLGALDFGLIVDGAVIIVEAVLHKLHELKKSDKSELSQQEMNDEVESSAGKMMNSAVFGQIIILIVYLPILTLQGIEGKMFKPMAQTVAFALLGAFILSLTYVPMMSSLVLSKKINFKKNFSDKMMEKVEAFYEKTLAKILNRSKVVVIAILALFVFSVFILTRLGGEFIPSLPEGDFAVDTRVLTGSNLKTSTDAVQKSSQILLKKFPEIEKIVGKTGSSEIPTDPMPIDASDMMVILKPREEWTSAKTYEELSEKMSAELKKNMLGVTYSFQYPVNMRFNELMTGARQDVVCKIFGENLDTLKVYSEKLGEISKSIRGAQNIYVEPISGIPQIVISYNRAKIAQYGVNISEINRIVNTAFAGQSTGSVYEGEKRFDLVVRLSGEQRKNIDDVRNLLISTPTGTEIPLSSIADVELKESVNQIQRENAQRRIIVGFNVRNRDIQTTVADLQTQVEQKLKLPPGYFIKYGGTFENLQQAKARLSIAVPASLLMIFLMLYFAFRSIKYGMLIFTAIPLSAIGGILALWLRGMNFSISAGVGFIALFGVAVLNGIVLIAEFNRQKALQTSLKDAVRAGGKNRLRPVLMTAFVASLGFLPMATSTGEGAEVQRPLATVVIGGLLLATFLTLYLLPILYIWFESKKGLKIKKAKA, translated from the coding sequence ATGCTAAATAAAATTATAGCGTTTTCTATCAAAAATAAACTAATAATTGGTCTATTTACTTTAGCACTTATTATCTACGGTATTTTTGAGGTTAGAAAACTCCCCATAGATGCTGTACCTGATATTACTGATAATCAGGTTCAAATCATCACTGTATCTCCTAGCTTAGGAGCTCCTGACGTGGAAAGATTCATCACTTTCCCATTAGAACAGGCCAATAATAACATACAAGGAATTAAACAAATCCGAAGTTTTTCTCGCTTTGGTTTATCTGTAATTACCATTGTTTTTAAAGATGATGTAGATATACACTTAGCTCGTCAACAAGTATCAGAAAGGTTACAACAGGTATCCAAAGATATTCCAGCCGAATTAGGCGTTCCTACAATGGCACCCATTACCACTGGGTTAGGTGAAATTTACCAATATGTGGTTCGCCCTAAAAAAGGCTACGAGCACCGTTATGATGCAATGAAGCTTCGTACCATACAAGATTGGGTGGTAAGAAGACAACTCCTTGGAATAGAAGGTGTAGCCGATGTTGCGAGTTTCGGTGGTTATCTTAAACAATATGAAATAGCCGTTAATCCTTCTCAGCTAAAGGCGATGGGCGTTACAATGCAAGAGGTTTTTAACGCTTTACAAAGTAACAACCAAAATACAGGTGGAGCTTACATAGAAAAAGGTCCTACAGTATTATTTATCCGCACAGAAGGTTTGGTAGGTAAAATTGAAGATATAGAAAATACCGTAGTAAAAACACTCCCTGATGGAACCCCTATCTTAGTAAAAAATATAGGCAAGGTAGATTATGGAAGTGCCACTAGATATGGTGCTATGACCTACAATGGTAAAGGCGAAGTAGCTGGTGCAGTGGTAATGATGATGAAGGGAGCTAACTCTAACCAAGTTATCAAAAATGTAAAAGAACGCATTGATGAAATCCAAAAAACACTACCAGAAGGTGTAAAGATAGAGCCTTTCTTAGACCGTACAAAAATGGTAAACAACGCCATAGGAACGGTACAAAAGAACCTTATGGAAGGAGCTTTAATTGTAATCTTTGTATTGGTTTTATTCTTAGGAAATTTCCGTGCAGGATTTTTGGTAGCTTCAGTTATACCTCTTTCTATGTTATTCGCTATTATAATGATGAATATTTTTGGCGTAAGTGGTAACTTAATGAGTTTGGGGGCATTGGATTTTGGTTTAATTGTAGATGGAGCGGTAATTATTGTGGAGGCTGTATTGCATAAACTCCACGAGCTAAAGAAATCTGATAAGTCTGAACTTTCTCAACAAGAGATGAATGATGAAGTAGAATCTTCTGCTGGAAAAATGATGAATTCCGCTGTTTTCGGACAAATCATCATCTTAATAGTTTATTTACCAATACTTACACTACAAGGGATTGAAGGTAAAATGTTTAAACCTATGGCACAGACGGTAGCGTTTGCACTTTTAGGGGCGTTTATTCTATCCTTAACTTATGTACCTATGATGAGTAGTTTGGTATTAAGTAAAAAAATAAACTTTAAAAAGAATTTCTCAGACAAGATGATGGAGAAAGTAGAAGCTTTCTACGAGAAAACTTTAGCCAAAATACTCAATCGATCAAAAGTAGTCGTTATTGCTATTTTGGCATTGTTTGTATTCTCGGTATTTATTCTTACGCGTTTGGGTGGAGAGTTTATCCCAAGTCTTCCAGAAGGAGATTTTGCGGTAGATACTAGAGTGCTTACAGGGAGTAATCTTAAAACATCTACGGATGCTGTACAAAAGTCATCTCAAATTTTATTAAAAAAATTCCCTGAGATAGAGAAAATTGTAGGTAAAACAGGTAGTAGCGAAATCCCTACCGACCCAATGCCTATTGATGCGAGTGATATGATGGTAATTCTAAAACCTCGTGAAGAATGGACTTCTGCTAAAACCTATGAAGAATTATCAGAAAAAATGTCTGCCGAGCTTAAAAAGAATATGTTAGGTGTAACCTATTCTTTCCAATATCCTGTTAATATGCGTTTTAACGAGCTTATGACGGGAGCTAGACAAGATGTGGTTTGTAAAATATTTGGTGAAAATTTAGATACTTTAAAGGTTTATTCTGAAAAATTAGGAGAAATATCTAAAAGTATTAGAGGAGCTCAAAATATCTATGTAGAGCCTATTTCTGGTATTCCACAGATTGTGATTTCATACAATAGAGCTAAGATAGCACAGTATGGCGTGAATATCAGCGAAATCAACCGTATTGTAAATACCGCATTTGCTGGACAGTCCACAGGCTCCGTTTATGAAGGTGAAAAGAGATTTGACCTTGTGGTAAGACTTAGTGGAGAGCAAAGAAAGAATATAGATGATGTTAGAAACCTACTGATAAGCACTCCTACAGGTACTGAAATCCCATTAAGCTCCATTGCTGATGTAGAATTAAAGGAAAGTGTTAACCAAATTCAAAGAGAGAACGCTCAACGAAGAATTATTGTAGGCTTTAATGTTAGAAACCGAGACATACAAACTACGGTAGCAGACTTGCAAACTCAAGTAGAACAAAAACTAAAATTGCCACCAGGCTACTTCATTAAATATGGAGGTACTTTTGAAAATCTTCAACAAGCTAAAGCAAGGCTATCAATAGCTGTTCCTGCAAGTTTACTTATGATTTTCTTAATGCTTTATTTTGCGTTTCGTTCTATCAAATATGGTATGCTTATTTTCACGGCAATTCCGTTATCTGCTATTGGGGGAATTTTGGCTCTTTGGCTTAGAGGAATGAATTTCAGTATCTCAGCTGGTGTAGGGTTTATTGCTTTATTTGGTGTAGCGGTACTGAATGGTATTGTACTCATCGCCGAATTTAACAGACAAAAAGCTCTACAAACCTCTTTAAAAGATGCCGTGAGAGCTGGTGGTAAAAACAGACTTCGCCCTGTACTAATGACTGCTTTCGTGGCTTCGTTAGGATTCTTACCTATGGCAACAAGTACAGGAGAAGGTGCCGAAGTACAACGTCCGTTAGCAACAGTAGTTATTGGTGGGCTTTTATTAGCTACATTTTTAACGCTTTATCTTCTACCAATTCTTTACATTTGGTTTGAAAGTAAAAAAGGATTAAAAATTAAAAAGGCCAAAGCCTAA
- a CDS encoding TolC family protein — protein sequence MKLNIKFVLLSSVFFGGIANAQVKISLDEAYQKALEHNLTLKNAELRSKYQEKIKKSFLTIDPLNVSGEYGQINSSYKDNRFSVSQGFRLPSVYQKQKQLLLEEWKTSVMLSSLEKWQLKREISLIYNQLCYLDEKEALLKKIEQIYQQYFSRANLRLQKGESNILEKTTAENFKAQAEIQVNNIKRDREIAQKQLSFLINDGQVYTNDSQALSMMSIANLSEEPQLQNNRVLEIMNQQKNVEMARLATEKSKLLPSFNIGYNTMTMYGMGADNLLYDHSTRFHSVVVGVSIPIFNSAQKSIISGQKINQEIAENQWKLGLNNLKRQYVELSNAYNKLKDEINYYQSKGLENSETIIKTANRQLYEGQINYLEWSLLMNQALDIQNMYIDKLKEINDRAIEINALLDNSQY from the coding sequence ATGAAACTAAATATAAAATTCGTGTTGTTATCTTCTGTGTTTTTTGGTGGTATTGCCAATGCACAAGTTAAGATTAGCTTAGACGAAGCTTACCAAAAAGCTTTAGAGCACAACTTGACTCTCAAAAATGCAGAGTTAAGATCCAAATATCAAGAAAAGATAAAGAAGTCTTTTTTAACGATAGACCCTTTGAATGTATCAGGAGAATATGGACAAATCAACTCATCGTATAAGGATAATAGATTTTCCGTCTCTCAAGGATTTAGACTTCCTAGTGTTTATCAGAAACAAAAACAACTTCTACTAGAAGAATGGAAAACTAGCGTAATGCTTTCTTCATTAGAAAAGTGGCAGTTAAAAAGAGAAATAAGCCTAATCTATAACCAGTTGTGCTATTTAGATGAAAAAGAAGCTCTACTAAAAAAGATAGAGCAGATTTATCAGCAGTATTTTAGCAGAGCTAATCTAAGATTACAGAAAGGAGAATCTAATATTTTAGAAAAAACCACAGCGGAAAACTTTAAGGCACAAGCGGAAATACAAGTAAACAACATAAAAAGAGATAGAGAAATAGCTCAAAAACAGCTAAGTTTTCTAATCAATGATGGGCAAGTATATACTAATGATTCTCAAGCTCTGTCTATGATGAGTATTGCCAACTTATCAGAAGAACCCCAATTACAAAACAATAGAGTTTTGGAAATTATGAACCAACAAAAAAATGTGGAAATGGCTAGACTTGCTACGGAGAAGTCTAAACTCCTTCCCTCTTTCAATATTGGTTACAATACTATGACTATGTATGGTATGGGTGCTGATAACTTGCTTTATGACCACTCCACTCGCTTCCACTCGGTGGTAGTTGGGGTGTCTATTCCTATTTTTAATTCGGCTCAAAAATCTATTATTTCTGGACAAAAAATCAATCAGGAAATAGCAGAAAACCAATGGAAACTAGGTCTTAACAATCTAAAAAGACAGTATGTAGAACTAAGTAATGCTTACAATAAGTTAAAAGACGAAATTAACTACTACCAATCCAAAGGTTTAGAAAACTCTGAAACCATTATTAAAACAGCTAATCGCCAATTATATGAAGGGCAGATTAACTACCTAGAGTGGAGCTTGTTAATGAACCAAGCATTAGATATACAAAATATGTATATAGATAAGTTAAAGGAAATTAATGATAGAGCTATAGAAATCAATGCCTTATTAGATAACTCTCAATATTAA
- a CDS encoding aminopeptidase C: protein MIKTKLTALAMVSCATFAFAQDGLVNSLKNNQSENPDFKFTVIKENGVTAVKDQGSSGTCWSYSGNSFLESEMIRMGKAPVDLAEIFTARNSYHDKAKLYVLNGGAISWGDGGELHDVINMYRKYGAVPQEVYSGLKEGQTRNNFSEMQAIIKSMLDAYVKNPSGKLSSNWLSNIDAILDSYLGKYPTQFTYKGKQYTPQTFAKEVVGIVPEDYVGISSYKDYAYYERFVVPIPDNWSHETMWNVPMEDLTTIIDYAIKNGHTVGWATDVSEPYFSYKNGVAYVPNLDLDNLNAATKKDLFKGPKPDKKITEEMRQEALNNLTTTDDHGMHIVGIAKDQTGKEYYMVKNSWGTTNDYEGYLYVTKPYVLYKTTGILLHKDGIPKNITKKFKINTNIGL, encoded by the coding sequence ATGATAAAAACGAAACTAACAGCTTTAGCAATGGTATCTTGTGCAACTTTTGCGTTTGCTCAAGATGGCTTAGTGAATAGCTTGAAAAACAATCAATCCGAAAATCCTGATTTTAAATTTACGGTAATTAAAGAGAACGGTGTTACGGCTGTAAAAGACCAAGGTTCTTCAGGAACTTGTTGGAGCTACTCAGGAAACTCTTTCTTAGAATCTGAAATGATAAGAATGGGGAAAGCTCCTGTAGATTTAGCAGAAATATTTACTGCTAGAAATTCTTATCACGATAAAGCCAAACTTTATGTACTTAATGGTGGAGCTATTTCTTGGGGAGATGGTGGCGAATTACACGATGTTATCAATATGTATCGCAAATATGGTGCAGTTCCACAAGAAGTATATTCAGGTTTAAAGGAAGGGCAAACGAGAAATAATTTCTCTGAAATGCAAGCAATTATAAAATCAATGCTAGATGCTTATGTTAAAAATCCATCAGGGAAATTATCGTCTAACTGGTTGTCTAATATAGATGCTATTTTGGATAGTTATTTAGGTAAGTATCCAACTCAGTTTACTTATAAAGGTAAACAATACACGCCTCAAACCTTTGCTAAAGAGGTAGTTGGGATTGTTCCTGAAGATTATGTAGGTATATCATCATATAAAGATTATGCTTATTATGAGAGATTTGTAGTGCCTATTCCAGACAACTGGAGCCACGAAACTATGTGGAATGTCCCAATGGAAGACCTTACGACTATTATAGATTATGCTATAAAAAACGGCCATACAGTAGGCTGGGCAACAGATGTATCTGAACCTTATTTCTCGTACAAAAATGGAGTGGCTTATGTACCAAATTTAGATTTGGATAATCTTAACGCAGCTACTAAAAAAGATTTATTTAAAGGTCCAAAACCTGATAAAAAAATTACGGAAGAAATGCGTCAGGAAGCTCTTAACAATCTTACTACAACAGACGACCACGGTATGCACATTGTAGGTATTGCTAAGGACCAAACAGGTAAAGAGTATTATATGGTGAAAAACTCTTGGGGAACAACCAACGATTATGAAGGTTATCTTTATGTAACTAAGCCGTATGTGTTGTATAAAACAACAGGTATTTTACTTCACAAAGATGGTATTCCTAAGAATATAACTAAGAAGTTTAAAATAAACACTAATATAGGTTTATAA